The proteins below come from a single Zonotrichia leucophrys gambelii isolate GWCS_2022_RI chromosome 3, RI_Zleu_2.0, whole genome shotgun sequence genomic window:
- the LOC135445087 gene encoding opsin-5-like: MENLQPPPQGTMEEQYISKLHPVVDYGAGVFLLIIAILTILGNSAVLATAVRRSSLLKPPELLTVNLAVADIGMALSMYPLAIASAWSHAWLGGDTSCVYYALMGFLFGVCSMMTLCAMAVIRFLVTNSSKSNSNKITKSTVCILIAFIWLYSLLWAILPLVGWGYYGPEPFGISCTIAWSKFHNSSNGFSFILSMFLLCTVLPALTIVACYLGIAWKVHKAYQEIQNIDRIPNAARLEKKLTLMAVLISVGFLSSWTPYAATSFWSIFNSSDSLQPVVTLLPCLFAKSSTAYNPFIYYVFSKTFRCEVRKLQCCCAWRVPYFSSDNSMENAVSTMWSGRDNVRLSAAPRVQNPAAAAP, from the exons ATGGAAAACCTTCAGCCACCTCCCCAAGGGACCATGGAGGAGCAGTACATTTCCAAACTTCACCCAGTAGTGGATTATGGAGCTGGGGTCTTTCTTCTCATCATAG CCATCCTGACAATCCTTGGGAATTCAGCCGTCCTTGCCACGGCTGTGAGACGCTCGTCCCTGCTGAAGCCACCGGAGCTGCTCACAGTGAACCTGGCGGTGGCAGACATCGGCATGGCCCTCAGCATGTACCCCCTGGCCATTGCCTCTGCCTGGAGCCACGCCTGGCTGGGGGGAGACACCTCCTGTGTCTACTATGCCCTGATGGGTTTCCTCTTTGGGGTCTGCAGCATGATGACCCTGTGTGCCATGGCCGTGATTCGATTCCTCGTCACCAACTCATCCAAATCCAACA GTAACAAAATCACCAAGAGCACTGTCTGCATCCTGATTGCTTTTATCTGGCTCTACTCCTTGCTCTGGGCCATCCTGCCCTTGGTGGGCTGGGGCTACTATGGCCCTGAGCCCTTTGGCATCTCCTGTACCATAGCCTGGAGCAAATTCCACAACTCCTCCAATGGTTTCTCCTTCATCCTGAGCATGTTCCTCCTGTGCACGGTGCTGCCTGCGCTGACCATCGTGGCCTGTTACCTGGGGATTGCCTGGAAGGTTCATAAAGCATACCAAGAGATCCAGAATATTGACAGGATCCCCAACGCAGCCAGACTGGAGAAGAAGCTGACCCTG ATGGCCGTGCTCATCTCCGTGGGATTCCTGAGCTCCTGGACTCCCTATGCAGCCACCAGCTTCTGGTCCATCTTTAACTCCAGCGACTCCCTGCAGCCCGTGGTGacgctgctgccctgcctgttTGCCAAGTCCTCCACGGCCTACAACCCCTTCATCTACTACGTCTTCAGCAAGACGTTCCGCTGCGAGGTGaggaagctgcagtgctgctgtgcctggagggTTCCCTACTTCAGCTCTGACAACTCCATGGAGAATGCCGTGTCCACCATGTGGAGCGGGAGGGACAACGTCCGTCTGTCTGCGGCGCCGAGGGTGCAGAacccggcagctgcagctccctga